One window of Amyelois transitella isolate CPQ chromosome 7, ilAmyTran1.1, whole genome shotgun sequence genomic DNA carries:
- the LOC106132263 gene encoding importin-13 isoform X2, producing the protein MDYSAQNLEYAVAVFYNGEQAERAKAHAWLTSAQRAPEAWKFVWELLQPTKGTEVQFYAATTLHTKILRCWSELPQESYDELKEKILQSIFTYSNGPKIVTNRLCISLAAFILQQGTVDLATILRPLSSAENTALLLEVLTVIPEEYNSMTMGSALRAKNRTALQQACPMVLDDMLRYLQTAYQDFGSDGPPEEAVQAWLSAATCAGNWLTLGGEDSPESGGGALPDLLPLCRALLMVVKVLYMSNEAVSDSALDACEASLSAVRAAAASQQADRHPAAALQLLAELVALGCPLVTRDNVANSINEELLSAFITCCVALGECHAQSIVMAAESAEGGKAPDNVRQGAEAARQLIEILLAAQGAPGHYPIHETRSNLVFGFWYTLQDQVLYTAKSEKPHPMWRQVFSRLLTTLVSKSEMLGDSMSWDDQELLRCYRQDIADTVMYCYGILGEDCWSVVECDWSAAQSDSRREAALHAVLALADAQSTRPPPALLSLLRAAVHVARTAPASPMLATALDCLGGYGALLSSLGGGSLAAECVSAAGAALARSPAAAAHALRKLCADCSGPAAALAEDIVHCARSSASRSGDAWTRRQLAAAAGSALVAAALPAAARLLQPLAVQLRDELALQAQNPMQAANGAAECAGALLSALAESPALAALLLRTLHPALPAFAAQPQLAEPLFHIVKQALSSLMGDCLPFAPELAQLTVIALNANVCAAGLDSVKLMVIMVGSEWAGCPELLRAACALAAARVAPDVGAAPDVADALFALLLTVTRKKPHFVDCVAELLPDLVDLGCNCVRTWEAQAARAACSWLAALAAQSPAALQPRADQLTAAALRCIGGLTPRSQMEPLTELLLALNCAAWRGAGLAGWLRAALAQPGFPTHHATDEHKHKFIASVLKEKSSKRRLLASVQEFSLACRGLIGTEYARQTMASRQLVA; encoded by the exons ATGGATTACTCGGCTCAAAACTTAGAATATGCCGTAGCTGTATTCTATAATGGAGAGCAGGCTGAAAGAGCTAAAGCTCACGCTTGGCTTACGTCTGCCCAAAGAGCACCTGAAGCCTGGAAGTTTGTTTGGGAATTACTTCAACCTACAAAG GGCACAGAGGTCCAATTCTATGCTGCAACTACTCTGCACACCAAAATATTACGTTGTTGGAGTGAATTACCACAGGAAAGTTATGAtgagttaaaagaaaaaatactgcaatcaatatttacatattccaATGGCCCAAAGATAGTTACTAATAGACTTTGCATCAgt ctTGCTGCATTTATACTGCAACAAGGAACAGTTGATCTTGCCACTATATTAAGGCCGCTTTCATCAGCGGAGAATACGGCCCTACTACTTGAAGTTCTCACAGTAATACCTGAGGAA tatAACAGCATGACAATGGGATCAGCACTTCGGGCTAAAAATAGAACAGCTCTACAGCAGGCCTGCCCTATGGTTCTAGATGACATGTTGCGGTATTTGCAAACTGCATATCA GGATTTTGGTTCCGACGGCCCTCCAGAAGAAGCGGTGCAGGCGTGGCTTAGTGCCGCCACATGTGCCGGCAACTGGCTGACTTTGGGCGGCGAGGACTCGCCTGAGTCGGGAGGCGGAGCGCTGCCCGACCTCCTTCCATTGTGCCGGGCCTTGCTGATGGTCGTCAAAGTATTATACAT GAGCAACGAGGCTGTGAGCGACAGCGCGCTAGACGCTTGTGAAGCCAGCCTATCTGCGGTGCGGGCCGCAGCGGCCAGCCAGCAGGCGGATCGTCAccccgccgccgcgctgcAGTTGCTGGCCGAGCTGGTGGCGCTCGGCTGCCCGCTCGTGACCAGAGACAACGTGGCCAACTCTATTAACGAG GAATTATTGTCCGCATTTATAACGTGTTGTGTTGCTCTTGGGGAATGCCACGCACAAAGCATAGTGATGGCTGCGGAAAGTGCAGAAG gTGGCAAAGCCCCCGATAACGTGAGGCAAGGCGCCGAGGCGGCCCGCCAACTGATTGAGATACTATTGGCTGCCCAGGGCGCCCCCGGACATTACCCGATACACGAAACACGCTCCAATCTCGTCTTTGGATTCTGGTACACGCTACAA gatCAAGTGCTATATACCGCTAAGTCTGAAAAGCCACACCCGATGTGGCGGCAGGTGTTCTCGCGTCTACTTACCACGCTGGTCAGCAAGTCTGAGATGCTCGGAGACTCCATGTCCTGGGACGATCAGGAACTGCTTAGGTGTTACCGGCAGGACATAGCTGATACCGTG ATGTACTGCTACGGCATCCTAGGCGAGGATTGTTGGTCTGTGGTGGAGTGTGATTGGTCGGCGGCGCAGTCTGATTCCCGTCGCGAGGCGGCGCTGCACGCGGTGCTGGCGCTGGCGGACGCGCAGAGCacgcgcccgccgcccgcgctGCTCTCACTGCTGCGGGCCGCCGTGCACGTGGCCCGCACCGCGCCCGCCTCGCCGATGCTAGCGACGGCACTGGACTGTCTCG GCGGTTACGGCGCCCTACTGAGCTCGCTGGGCGGCGGGTCGCTGGCGGCGGAGTGCGTgtcggcggcgggcgcggcgctgGCCCGCAGCCCGGCCGCGGCCGCGCACGCGCTGCGCAAGCTGTGCGCCGACTGCAGCGggcccgccgccgcgctcgcGGAGGACATCGTGCACTGCGCGCGG AGCAGCGCCAGTCGATCGGGGGACGCTTGGACGCGGCGACAACTGGCCGCTGCCGCGGGTTCGGCGCTGGTGGCGGCCGCGCtgcccgccgccgcgcgccTGCTGCAGCCGCTAGCCGTGCAGCTGCGGGACGAGCTCGCGCTACAG GCCCAGAACCCCATGCAGGCCGCGAACGGAGCGGCGGAGTGCGCGGGCGCACTGCTGAGCGCGCTGGCGGAGTCCCCGGCGCTGGCCGCGCTGCTGCTGCGCACGCTGCACCCCGCGCTGCCCGCCTTCGCCGCGCAGCCGCAGCTGGCCGAG ccGCTGTTCCACATCGTGAAGCAGGCGCTGTCGTCGCTGATGGGCGACTGCCTGCCGTTCGCGCCGGAATTAGCGCAGCTTACAGTCATCGCACTCAACGCTAACGTGTGTGCCGCCGGGCTCGATTCTGTCAAATTG ATGGTGATAATGGTGGGCAGCGAGTGGGCGGGCTGCCCGGAGCTGCTGCGCGCGGCGTGCGCgctggcggcggcgcgcgTGGCGCCCGACGTGGGCGCCGCGCCCGACGTGGCCGACGCCCTGTTCGCGCTGCTGCTCACCGTCACCAGGAAGAAGCCGCACTTCGTGGACTGTGTCGCGGAGCTGCTGCCGGACCTGGTGGACTTGG GCTGCAACTGCGTGCGCACGTGGGAGGCGcaggcggcgcgggcggcgtgcAGCTGGCTGGCGGCGCTGGCGGCGCAGAGCCCCGCCGCGCTGCAGCCGCGCGCCGACCAGCTCACCGCCGCCGCGCTGCGCTGCATAG GTGGTCTGACACCTCGTAGCCAGATGGAGCCGCTGACGGAGCTGCTGCTGGCGCTGAACTGCGCGGCGTGGCGCGGCGCCGGGCTGGCGGGCTGGCTGCGGGCCGCGCTGGCGCAGCCCGGCTTCCCCACGCACCACGCCACCGACGAACACAAGCACAAGTTCATCGCTAGCGTGCTCAA
- the LOC106132263 gene encoding importin-13 isoform X1, whose protein sequence is MDYSAQNLEYAVAVFYNGEQAERAKAHAWLTSAQRAPEAWKFVWELLQPTKSEYLFQGTEVQFYAATTLHTKILRCWSELPQESYDELKEKILQSIFTYSNGPKIVTNRLCISLAAFILQQGTVDLATILRPLSSAENTALLLEVLTVIPEEYNSMTMGSALRAKNRTALQQACPMVLDDMLRYLQTAYQDFGSDGPPEEAVQAWLSAATCAGNWLTLGGEDSPESGGGALPDLLPLCRALLMVVKVLYMSNEAVSDSALDACEASLSAVRAAAASQQADRHPAAALQLLAELVALGCPLVTRDNVANSINEELLSAFITCCVALGECHAQSIVMAAESAEGGKAPDNVRQGAEAARQLIEILLAAQGAPGHYPIHETRSNLVFGFWYTLQDQVLYTAKSEKPHPMWRQVFSRLLTTLVSKSEMLGDSMSWDDQELLRCYRQDIADTVMYCYGILGEDCWSVVECDWSAAQSDSRREAALHAVLALADAQSTRPPPALLSLLRAAVHVARTAPASPMLATALDCLGGYGALLSSLGGGSLAAECVSAAGAALARSPAAAAHALRKLCADCSGPAAALAEDIVHCARSSASRSGDAWTRRQLAAAAGSALVAAALPAAARLLQPLAVQLRDELALQAQNPMQAANGAAECAGALLSALAESPALAALLLRTLHPALPAFAAQPQLAEPLFHIVKQALSSLMGDCLPFAPELAQLTVIALNANVCAAGLDSVKLMVIMVGSEWAGCPELLRAACALAAARVAPDVGAAPDVADALFALLLTVTRKKPHFVDCVAELLPDLVDLGCNCVRTWEAQAARAACSWLAALAAQSPAALQPRADQLTAAALRCIGGLTPRSQMEPLTELLLALNCAAWRGAGLAGWLRAALAQPGFPTHHATDEHKHKFIASVLKEKSSKRRLLASVQEFSLACRGLIGTEYARQTMASRQLVA, encoded by the exons ATGGATTACTCGGCTCAAAACTTAGAATATGCCGTAGCTGTATTCTATAATGGAGAGCAGGCTGAAAGAGCTAAAGCTCACGCTTGGCTTACGTCTGCCCAAAGAGCACCTGAAGCCTGGAAGTTTGTTTGGGAATTACTTCAACCTACAAAG AGTGAGTATTTATTTCAGGGCACAGAGGTCCAATTCTATGCTGCAACTACTCTGCACACCAAAATATTACGTTGTTGGAGTGAATTACCACAGGAAAGTTATGAtgagttaaaagaaaaaatactgcaatcaatatttacatattccaATGGCCCAAAGATAGTTACTAATAGACTTTGCATCAgt ctTGCTGCATTTATACTGCAACAAGGAACAGTTGATCTTGCCACTATATTAAGGCCGCTTTCATCAGCGGAGAATACGGCCCTACTACTTGAAGTTCTCACAGTAATACCTGAGGAA tatAACAGCATGACAATGGGATCAGCACTTCGGGCTAAAAATAGAACAGCTCTACAGCAGGCCTGCCCTATGGTTCTAGATGACATGTTGCGGTATTTGCAAACTGCATATCA GGATTTTGGTTCCGACGGCCCTCCAGAAGAAGCGGTGCAGGCGTGGCTTAGTGCCGCCACATGTGCCGGCAACTGGCTGACTTTGGGCGGCGAGGACTCGCCTGAGTCGGGAGGCGGAGCGCTGCCCGACCTCCTTCCATTGTGCCGGGCCTTGCTGATGGTCGTCAAAGTATTATACAT GAGCAACGAGGCTGTGAGCGACAGCGCGCTAGACGCTTGTGAAGCCAGCCTATCTGCGGTGCGGGCCGCAGCGGCCAGCCAGCAGGCGGATCGTCAccccgccgccgcgctgcAGTTGCTGGCCGAGCTGGTGGCGCTCGGCTGCCCGCTCGTGACCAGAGACAACGTGGCCAACTCTATTAACGAG GAATTATTGTCCGCATTTATAACGTGTTGTGTTGCTCTTGGGGAATGCCACGCACAAAGCATAGTGATGGCTGCGGAAAGTGCAGAAG gTGGCAAAGCCCCCGATAACGTGAGGCAAGGCGCCGAGGCGGCCCGCCAACTGATTGAGATACTATTGGCTGCCCAGGGCGCCCCCGGACATTACCCGATACACGAAACACGCTCCAATCTCGTCTTTGGATTCTGGTACACGCTACAA gatCAAGTGCTATATACCGCTAAGTCTGAAAAGCCACACCCGATGTGGCGGCAGGTGTTCTCGCGTCTACTTACCACGCTGGTCAGCAAGTCTGAGATGCTCGGAGACTCCATGTCCTGGGACGATCAGGAACTGCTTAGGTGTTACCGGCAGGACATAGCTGATACCGTG ATGTACTGCTACGGCATCCTAGGCGAGGATTGTTGGTCTGTGGTGGAGTGTGATTGGTCGGCGGCGCAGTCTGATTCCCGTCGCGAGGCGGCGCTGCACGCGGTGCTGGCGCTGGCGGACGCGCAGAGCacgcgcccgccgcccgcgctGCTCTCACTGCTGCGGGCCGCCGTGCACGTGGCCCGCACCGCGCCCGCCTCGCCGATGCTAGCGACGGCACTGGACTGTCTCG GCGGTTACGGCGCCCTACTGAGCTCGCTGGGCGGCGGGTCGCTGGCGGCGGAGTGCGTgtcggcggcgggcgcggcgctgGCCCGCAGCCCGGCCGCGGCCGCGCACGCGCTGCGCAAGCTGTGCGCCGACTGCAGCGggcccgccgccgcgctcgcGGAGGACATCGTGCACTGCGCGCGG AGCAGCGCCAGTCGATCGGGGGACGCTTGGACGCGGCGACAACTGGCCGCTGCCGCGGGTTCGGCGCTGGTGGCGGCCGCGCtgcccgccgccgcgcgccTGCTGCAGCCGCTAGCCGTGCAGCTGCGGGACGAGCTCGCGCTACAG GCCCAGAACCCCATGCAGGCCGCGAACGGAGCGGCGGAGTGCGCGGGCGCACTGCTGAGCGCGCTGGCGGAGTCCCCGGCGCTGGCCGCGCTGCTGCTGCGCACGCTGCACCCCGCGCTGCCCGCCTTCGCCGCGCAGCCGCAGCTGGCCGAG ccGCTGTTCCACATCGTGAAGCAGGCGCTGTCGTCGCTGATGGGCGACTGCCTGCCGTTCGCGCCGGAATTAGCGCAGCTTACAGTCATCGCACTCAACGCTAACGTGTGTGCCGCCGGGCTCGATTCTGTCAAATTG ATGGTGATAATGGTGGGCAGCGAGTGGGCGGGCTGCCCGGAGCTGCTGCGCGCGGCGTGCGCgctggcggcggcgcgcgTGGCGCCCGACGTGGGCGCCGCGCCCGACGTGGCCGACGCCCTGTTCGCGCTGCTGCTCACCGTCACCAGGAAGAAGCCGCACTTCGTGGACTGTGTCGCGGAGCTGCTGCCGGACCTGGTGGACTTGG GCTGCAACTGCGTGCGCACGTGGGAGGCGcaggcggcgcgggcggcgtgcAGCTGGCTGGCGGCGCTGGCGGCGCAGAGCCCCGCCGCGCTGCAGCCGCGCGCCGACCAGCTCACCGCCGCCGCGCTGCGCTGCATAG GTGGTCTGACACCTCGTAGCCAGATGGAGCCGCTGACGGAGCTGCTGCTGGCGCTGAACTGCGCGGCGTGGCGCGGCGCCGGGCTGGCGGGCTGGCTGCGGGCCGCGCTGGCGCAGCCCGGCTTCCCCACGCACCACGCCACCGACGAACACAAGCACAAGTTCATCGCTAGCGTGCTCAA